The genomic region TTCCTCCCCATTATCAGCCTTATAAACGCCAAGTCCTAAATAAGGCATCTCCACTTCATTTGCAAGCTTCACTTTTCCCTGAATGTTGGTAATTTTCATTTCTGAATTTTTTAGATTAATTACTTAGAACCCTAAAAATAATACTCCTGCTTTACTTAACTTCTTCTGAATTCGCTTTTAAAAAATCTTTAACCTCTTTTAAGTAAATATCCGGCCTATCCAGCCAACCGTAATGTCCACATTCAGGCATGACCACCAACCTGGAGTTAGGTAAAATTTCATGAGCTTCTTCAGCGATATCAATAGGTACTACGTCCTGTAATCCATGAAGGATCAATACTTTTTTATTAAAACTCTGCATTTCAGCAGTCTTATCAAAATTGGCAGACCGCATATTATTCCAGATCAACGAATTTAAATCACGATCTACTTCCAGTAACCTTGCAGCAATGGTTGCTTCATTTTCAGATCCAAACAAATAGGCCTTTGCCATGTAAGAAGCTCTTTTCTTTACCAAATAAGGATTTGCGGAGTTAGTATTCATTAAGGCTAAATAATGTATAAGGCTATCATTTTCGGCTTCAGTGAGGCGGTTAGTAATACTAAACCTATTTGCGTTTCTTAAACTCATGCCTCCACTATGAGACTGGATTATTGCCTGAACCCGTTCAGGATATTCTGCGGTATAAGCATAAGCCAGCATTCCGCCAAAAGAATGCCCTAGCAAGATCCATCGCTCATATCCAAGTTCCTTCCTAAGATTTTCAATATCTTCAACCATAAGATC from Gramella sp. MT6 harbors:
- a CDS encoding alpha/beta hydrolase translates to MHFHFFILLMILLGSYVRGQEQEFDKKRFQTNYKVFGSGYPVLIINGGPGMNSNGFAPLAKLFSEDNTTIIYDQRGTTGTEMKHRDPSNFTMDLMVEDIENLRKELGYERWILLGHSFGGMLAYAYTAEYPERVQAIIQSHSGGMSLRNANRFSITNRLTEAENDSLIHYLALMNTNSANPYLVKKRASYMAKAYLFGSENEATIAARLLEVDRDLNSLIWNNMRSANFDKTAEMQSFNKKVLILHGLQDVVPIDIAEEAHEILPNSRLVVMPECGHYGWLDRPDIYLKEVKDFLKANSEEVK